A region of the Candidatus Uhrbacteria bacterium genome:
CGGAGGAGCGGAAGTGGCTTTGAAAGAATTGACGGATCGCATGCCCGGTTCGATTTATTTTGATTTGGTGTGTGCGCGCTTGAAAAAAGGATTGCCGGATACAGAGCGGATGGGAAATGTTGAAGTGCATCGTGTTGGATTTGGATATTCTTTTGATAAATATCTGCTGCCTTTCATCGGTGTTGCGCGAGCGATGAAGCTTGTGCCAAAAGGCACGCCGGTTTGGTCGATGATGGCGAGTTATGCCGGATTTGCGAGTTTGTTTTATTGCTGGATGCGCCCATCGACGAAGTTATTGCTTACGCTTCAGGAGGGCGATCCGTTGGAGAAGTATGCCAAGCGCTTGGGTCCTTTGGGTTTTTTACAGGGCTTTTTATTCCGTCGAGCTGATCGCGTACAAGCCATTAGCCGATTTCTTGGGGAATGGGCCGTGAAGAATGGTTTTCGTGGATCTGTCGATGTTATTCCAAACGGTGTTGATATTGAGAGTTTTTCCAAATCTATCGATGCATCGCGCCGCAAACATCTCCGTGAGATGTTTGGTTTTGGCGATGACGATATTGTTTTGGTGACGGCATCGCGCTTGTCTTTAAAGAATGCGGTAGATGATGTTGTGCGTGCTATGCCTGTGCTACCGGCTCGATGTAAGTTTCTTGTTATCGGTGTTGGGGAAGATGACGGGATGTTGCATTCGCTTGTGGATGAGCTGGGTGTAAAAGATCGTGTTGTTTTTGCCGGCTATCGTACGCATGCAGAATTGCCAGAGCTGCTGCGCGCTTCAGAAATTTTTATCCGACCTTCTTTATCTGAGGGATTGGGTAATTCATTTTTGGAGGCGATGGCAGCGGAGATTCCGATTATCGGTACGCAAGTTGGCGGGATTCCTGACTTTTTGATCGATGGAGAGACGGGTGTGTTTTGTGAGCCGAGAAATCCGGAATCGATTGTGAAAGCGGTCGATCGCTTACTCGTAGAACCGGGGCTAAGAGAGCGTGTTGTTACCAATGGTGCAAAGCTTGTGCGCGAGGGTTATGATTGGGCATCGATCAGCGTAAGAATGCAGAAGCTTTTGGAGACTCTATGACGATTTATACTTCCGGGAATGCTGCAAAACAGTGGATTTTAACCGAACTGCATACGCGATTTGGTGAAGCGGCTTTTAAGATTTTGGATCTCGGCTGCGGTGCAGCTGGATCATGGAAGACTTTTTTAGAGATGCATCCGCAAGCGGCGTATTTTGGATTTGATTATGACCGAGCCGCTGTGGAAAAGGGGCGGCGTGATTTTTCTGGAATAACGAATGCTGTTTTGAAGGTGGGGGATGCGCAGACATTGTCAACGGGTGAGGCGTTTGATGTTGTGACCGCGTTTAGTGCTATCGAACATGTGGTTGATAAAGAAGCGTTTTTAAAAACGGTTTTTTCTGCATTAAAATCCGGTGGTGTGGCGTATTTGAATTATGACGATGGGGCATTTCCGATCGACGGATATCAAGGAGCGCATCATGGTTCCGGTGAGCCAGTTATTGGCGATGATTGGTATTCAGGGTCCGTATATGAAGCATGTTGTTGATACGGAATTTTCTAAGCAGGCGGAGCAAGCGGGATTTAAGGTCATCGCTCTTCGCAAGCACAATCTCTATCCTATTAAAGGGTTTATGCGTGGAGCGTCTGAGGAGGCTGTTAAAGCCTGGTATGAATTTGAAGAGAGATTGAACGAGCTCTATACGCCTGAGCAGTTGGATAAGGTTAAATGGTCTACGACACTGGTTATAGAAAAGCCATGAGAATTTTAATTGCCTCGGGTATTTACCCGCCAGAAGGAGGAGGGCCTTCCATTTATAGCCATGCGATGGCCCGTGCTTTGATTTCCATGGGCCACAGCGTTTCTGTTGTTGCTTACGGAGAAGAAGCGAGCTCAACGTCCGATGGTTGGCGCGTTGAGCGTGTTTCTCGTCGTGGCGGACCGATGGTCCGTTACTTCCGTTTCTTTGTTCGTGCATGGAAAGCGATGAAGTCTGCGGATGTTGTTTACTTGCAGGGCGCGGTATCGGAAGGATTGCCGACGACGATTGCGGCGGGATTGCGTCGTATCCCGACGGTGTATCGCATTCCCGGAGATTACGCCTGGGAGATGTCGCAGCAGCGCGGCGATACGGATTTGCTCGATGCGTTTTTGGAAAAGCGGCATCGAGGTGTTATTGGTTTGTATGAACGTATTGAGCGATTTGTTGCCAAGCGCGCGAGTCGGATTATTGCGCCAAGCAATTATTTGAAATCGGTTGCGATCCGATGGGGAATTGCATCGCCGTTTATTACGGTGATTAGAAATGCGGAAGTTGCTTTGCCCACTGGTTTATCGCGAGAGCAAAAGCGTCGCGTTGAGCATATGGAGGGAAAGACGGTTTGTTTTACGGTTGTGCGCGCTGTGCCTTGGAAGGGCGTTGCGGAATTGATCGAGTGGTGGAGCGGTTTGCCGGATACACATCAATTAGTAATGGCTGGAGA
Encoded here:
- a CDS encoding glycosyltransferase family 4 protein; this translates as MDKRILIFSTAFYPVVGGAEVALKELTDRMPGSIYFDLVCARLKKGLPDTERMGNVEVHRVGFGYSFDKYLLPFIGVARAMKLVPKGTPVWSMMASYAGFASLFYCWMRPSTKLLLTLQEGDPLEKYAKRLGPLGFLQGFLFRRADRVQAISRFLGEWAVKNGFRGSVDVIPNGVDIESFSKSIDASRRKHLREMFGFGDDDIVLVTASRLSLKNAVDDVVRAMPVLPARCKFLVIGVGEDDGMLHSLVDELGVKDRVVFAGYRTHAELPELLRASEIFIRPSLSEGLGNSFLEAMAAEIPIIGTQVGGIPDFLIDGETGVFCEPRNPESIVKAVDRLLVEPGLRERVVTNGAKLVREGYDWASISVRMQKLLETL
- a CDS encoding class I SAM-dependent methyltransferase — encoded protein: MGIDQRKNAEAFGDSMTIYTSGNAAKQWILTELHTRFGEAAFKILDLGCGAAGSWKTFLEMHPQAAYFGFDYDRAAVEKGRRDFSGITNAVLKVGDAQTLSTGEAFDVVTAFSAIEHVVDKEAFLKTVFSALKSGGVAYLNYDDGAFPIDGYQGAHHGSGEPVIGDDWYSGSVYEACC
- a CDS encoding glycosyltransferase family 4 protein: MRILIASGIYPPEGGGPSIYSHAMARALISMGHSVSVVAYGEEASSTSDGWRVERVSRRGGPMVRYFRFFVRAWKAMKSADVVYLQGAVSEGLPTTIAAGLRRIPTVYRIPGDYAWEMSQQRGDTDLLDAFLEKRHRGVIGLYERIERFVAKRASRIIAPSNYLKSVAIRWGIASPFITVIRNAEVALPTGLSREQKRRVEHMEGKTVCFTVVRAVPWKGVAELIEWWSGLPDTHQLVMAGDGPELEKWKMLAEKSPAANRIRFVGRLNREEIGNWMRASDVFLLHSGYEGYPHVVAEAASMGVPCLVSDQGGQSRDQRSFWRFDPGFAVSKSAGLGSGAERSFC